The following proteins come from a genomic window of Polyangia bacterium:
- a CDS encoding IS66 family transposase: PLKPHTTEVRRHAVTCGGCGFRTRAAYDESKIPASPFGPRLMAMVALLTGVYHLSRRKTVQLLSDIVGLPISLGAVSSVEARVSDAICPAVDEAWNRVQEAPVKHTDGTTWLQSGTMCSLWTIATTMATVFKIVADGSKKTLEPLYGKLRGILVSDRAKALNFWAMDRRQICWAHLLRKFVSFSERDGPAGALGRELLDYTGILFGYWHDHKSGTLSSERFRAWMLPVKQQIEGALGRAVAEGFNHMSGSCADILAHKEALWTFVERTDVEPTNNHAEREIRAFVLWRRRSFGTQSTRGNLFAERVMTVAHTARKQCKNVLAFLTACCRAQLSGAATPSLFAAVQA, translated from the coding sequence GCCGCTCAAACCGCACACCACCGAGGTGCGCCGCCACGCCGTGACGTGCGGCGGTTGCGGATTTCGGACGCGCGCAGCGTACGACGAGAGCAAGATCCCGGCCTCACCTTTTGGCCCGCGGCTGATGGCGATGGTGGCGCTGTTGACCGGCGTTTATCATTTGAGCCGGCGCAAAACAGTACAGCTACTGTCGGACATCGTCGGCCTTCCTATCTCGTTGGGCGCGGTTAGTTCTGTCGAGGCGCGGGTCAGCGATGCGATCTGCCCCGCGGTCGACGAAGCGTGGAACCGTGTGCAAGAGGCTCCCGTGAAGCACACCGACGGCACGACTTGGCTGCAATCGGGAACGATGTGTTCGCTGTGGACGATCGCCACGACGATGGCCACGGTGTTCAAGATCGTGGCCGACGGGAGCAAGAAAACGCTTGAGCCACTTTACGGCAAGCTGCGCGGAATATTGGTCAGCGATCGAGCCAAGGCACTGAATTTCTGGGCGATGGACCGCCGCCAAATTTGCTGGGCGCATCTCCTACGAAAATTTGTATCGTTCTCCGAACGCGATGGTCCGGCGGGCGCCCTGGGGCGCGAATTGCTCGACTATACGGGAATTCTGTTCGGCTATTGGCACGACCACAAAAGTGGAACGTTGAGTAGTGAGCGATTCCGCGCCTGGATGTTACCGGTCAAACAACAGATCGAAGGCGCGCTCGGCCGTGCCGTCGCTGAGGGCTTCAATCACATGTCGGGCTCATGTGCCGACATCCTCGCGCACAAGGAAGCCTTGTGGACGTTCGTCGAACGCACCGATGTTGAGCCCACCAATAACCACGCCGAGCGTGAAATCCGGGCCTTCGTCCTGTGGCGCAGGCGATCATTTGGAACCCAAAGTACGCGCGGTAATTTGTTCGCCGAACGCGTAATGACGGTCGCGCACACCGCCCGCAAGCAGTGCAAAAATGTGTTGGCCTTTCTCACCGCCTGCTGCCGCGCCCAGCTTTCCGGTGCGGCGACGCCTTCGTTATTCGCGGCGGTTCAGGCGTGA
- a CDS encoding winged helix-turn-helix domain-containing protein — MTITSSEDLGKQIERVVSEYLAAGRKMAELAMQRAFGMSTNEAATVRPDRPRKNCRRRPQKEIEVLAERLYTAMCATPGETMAVLAIALGASASALHLSMSKLKSAGRVRSAGQRNLTRYFPMVSAATQTP; from the coding sequence ATGACGATCACGAGCAGCGAAGACCTTGGCAAACAGATCGAACGGGTAGTGAGCGAATACCTCGCGGCAGGCCGAAAGATGGCGGAATTGGCGATGCAGCGAGCTTTTGGAATGTCCACCAACGAAGCGGCAACGGTTCGACCCGACCGCCCAAGAAAAAACTGCCGCCGTCGACCACAGAAAGAGATCGAAGTATTGGCGGAGCGACTGTACACGGCGATGTGCGCCACGCCCGGGGAGACGATGGCGGTGCTGGCGATTGCGCTGGGCGCGTCGGCCAGCGCGCTTCATCTTTCGATGTCAAAACTGAAAAGCGCGGGCCGAGTGCGCAGTGCTGGGCAGCGCAATCTGACCCGTTACTTTCCGATGGTCAGCGCCGCCACGCAGACCCCGTGA